DNA from Candidatus Tanganyikabacteria bacterium:
GGGCGCCTGGAGCCCAGGATCCGCGACGCCCTGGGAAGCCTGGCTTGAACCCCCCGCGCCGTGGTAGCGTGAATGGCTCATGAAAAAGGTCCCCATAGCCTCTTACGCCACCTACGCCATCTTCATCGCCTGGCTCGCGCTCGACATGTGGAGCAAGGCATGGGTCGAGGGCCACCTCAACTTTCCGGGCGGCACGCGCTACGACCTGCCGATGTCGATGCCGTTCCTGGTGCCGGGCTACTTCGCGCTGACCCACGTCAAGAACACCGGCGGCGCGTGGAGCGTGCTGGCCGGGCACGTGCCGGTGCTGGCGCTCGTGGCCGGCATCGTGGCCGTCTTCATCCTGGCCTACGAGCGCAACCAGGAGCGGCCGACCTGGTGGCAGGCCCTGGGCCTCGGGTTGCTGCTGGCGGGCACCCTCGGCAACTTCGTCGACCGGGTGCGCTTCGGCCACGTGACCGACATGTTCGACCTGCAGTGGAACTACCGGAACATCTTCCCGATCTTCAACATCGCCGACATCGGCATCGACGTGGGCATCGGCATCCTGCTGGTGTTCTCGGCCATCGCCAGCGCCCGCGAGAAGCGACGCCGCCGAACTTGACTTCCCGACGATTTCTAGGTAGTGTAGATGCGGAAGGTGAGGGAATCGAACCCTCGCGGTGGTTTGTGCACCGTGCCCCGGAGCATCAATCCGGTTTGAGCCCAGCTCGGCACCTTCCATGACGGCCCGGGTATCAAACGGGCCGTTACTTCTTGGTTGACACCCTGACGACATCGCGGTACGATGAGTTGCGGAAGGTGAGGGAATCGGACCCTCGCGGTGGGTTTAGCACCGTGCCCCGGAGTATCAATCCGGTTCGAGCCCAGCTCGGCACCTTCCATGACGGCCCGGGTATCAAACGGGCCGTTACCTCTTTGGTGCCGCTCTAGCGCTCCGCCAGAAAGGCCTCGAGATCGGCCAGGACGGGCATCCGCCGCAGGTCGGCCTTGCTCAGCCGGCCCCAGTCGATGCCGGCCGGGGGATTGCCGGGAGCGGGCGGCACGATCGTCTCGTCGGGCGTGACGATGCACGTCAGCAGCTGATCGAACGCGTCGACCGGGAAGTCGGCCACGATCTGCACCGGGTGCACGGTGGTCACGACCGGCGGAGCCGGGTGGCCAAGCTCCCGCAGGATGCCGTACTCCAGGTCGCTGTAGCCGCGCCCCTTGCCGGCGCGCCTGCCGGCGCGGGTGACGGCCACCGCTCCGCAGACCACCACGTCCATCGGGGGCAAGGCCGTGACGGGCACCTGTTGCGCAAACTCGGCCACGTGGGTCAGGCTCGCGGCCCGGGCCAACTCTTCATCGGGGATGACCGCGGGATCGAGCAACCAGAAGCCGCCGGCCAGGCGCGGCGTGGCCATGTACACCGAGATGCCGCGGAGGAGGGCACCGATGCGTACGTAGCGCTGCGGGGCGTCGGGATTGACCTTGATGCGCCGCGCACCGAGGAACAGCGGGAGATCGAGCAGGCGCGCCGCCGCGCGATCGGCGCCCTGGAAATTGGGGATCCGGTTGCGGGGCGGGAACGGGTAGCGCGCTGCCCCCGAGGCGGCCAGGGCCTCCCAGGCGGCCTCGCGGGCGGCTTGCTTGGTGGGGAAGGACTGCGGCGGCAGATCGGCGGTCTTGGTGCACGGCATCGGCGAAATCCTCCGAAACAGGGGGTACGGGACTTCGCCAGAGTAACGTGTGATTAGAAAATCATCAACTACGTCACAAGTCCAGCCGGTACCCCGCACCGTGGACCGTGTGGAGGTGCCTGGGATTGTTGGGATCGGGCTCGACCAGCTGCCTGATCTTCACGACGTAGTTGTCGATCGTTCGCGTGTTGAGCACCGAGTCCTGGCCCCAGACCTCGTCCATGATGGTGTCGCGCGAGACCACCTTGCCCTTGTGGCGCAGCAAGCAGCGGAGCAGGTCGAAGCCCTTGGCCGCTAGTTCGCGCGAGGCTCCCTCGCGGACGAGCGTCATCCGGTCGAAGTCCACGGTGGCCAGGCCGATCGCGACGACCAGTTCGGGTTCGATGGCGGCGGGTCCGTTGGAGCGCCGCAGCACCGCCGCGACGCGGCCCAGCAGCTCCATCACGCTGAACGGCTTGACCACGTAGTCGTCGACCCCGAGTTCGAAGCCGCGCACCCGATCCACCTCCTGGCCCTTGGCCGTGAGCATGATGATCGGCAGGCCGGGAGCGACGTCGCGGATGCGCCGCAGGACGTCGAAGCCGCCCATCCCGGGAAGCATGACGTCCAGCAGGACCAGGTCCGGCACGCGCTCGCGATCGGTCGCCTTGGCCAGGCCGTCGGTGCCGGTCGCCGCCGTGTCGACCTCATGGCCCTTGGCTTCGAGGACTTCCACCAGGCCGCGCCGGATCGCGGCCTCGTCTTCAACGACCAGGATCTTGGCCATCGCCATCTCCTATTGCCCTTGGCGCCGCGGACGCCGCGTTCAGGCGACCCGTGCCGCGCTCCGTCCAGGCCGGCCAGAGCACGGTGAACGTGCTGCCCGCCCCGACTTCCGAGGTTACCTGCACCTCGCCGCCATGCGCGGCGACGTACTCCCGCACGAGCGCGAGCCCCAGACCGCTTCCCGCGGGGCCGTCCGCCGGCACCGCCCGCTGGAACGGTTCGAAGATCCGCGCCTGGTTGCGGCGGGATATCCCGATGCCCTTGTCGCTCACCGCGATCGCCACGTGCTTGTCTCCCGAGCGGCGGACGGCCACCCCTATCTCCCGCGCCTCGCCGGAGTACTTCATCGCGTTGCTCACCAGGTTGAGGACCACCTGGAGGAGGGCGTCCCGATCGGCCCTCACGGCCGGCACGCCGTCCTCGCTGGTGCGCGTGATCGCGAAGCCGCCTTCCTGGACCGAGGGATCCAGGATGGCCAGGGCCTCCGCCACGACCTCCGGCACGTCCACGCGCACCGCGTTGTACGTCTTCGTGCCGCGCTGGATCCTCGCGAAATCCAGCACCCGGTCGATCAGGCGGTTGAGGCGATCGCCCTCGGCCACGAGCGTCCTGGTCGCCGCCTCGGGATCCTTGGCGAGGCCCAGCGCCAGGAGATCGGCGTACATCTTGATGGCGGTGAGCGGCGTCTTGAGCTCGTGCGAGACGCCGGCCACGAAGGCGGCCTGCATCCGGGCGAACGCCAGTTCGCGGGTGATGCCGCGATACAGCGCCCAGGCCCCGGCGCCGATGGCGGCCAGCAGCAGCCCGAGGGCGAGCAGGCTGCGCCGGGACTGCGCTTGCAGCCTGGCGTCGACCGCATCGTCCTTGAGCCGGATGGCCACGCGGGCAAACTCGAAAGGGACCTCCAGCGCGGCCTCGAGCGAACCCGAGGCCGCCTGGCCGCCGGGCAGGAAGGTCGCGTCGGCCGCGGGATCCAGCCCCACGCGCTGCGCCCAGCGCGGGACGTACGTCGCGGCGATCTCGTCGAAATCGGCCTGGAATCCCACGTATCCCCGGCGCGGGCTGCCCGCGACGCCGAACAGCATGGGGCCCGCCGGACCGGCGACCCGCACCCAGGCGGGGTCGGCGAACTCCTTGCCGCGGATGAGCGGCCAGAGCCGCTCCTGGATGAGCACCGCTATGGCTTGCGGCTGCTTACGGGGCACCTGCGAGCTCGAGGCGGTGCCGCCGGCGAAGTACGAGATCGGCACCTGGTCGCCGCTCGCGGCCGGAAGCACGGCCTGCGGTTGCGAACCGGCCGGCGCCCGCCCGGCCAGATGCCGATCGAGGTACGAGCCGAAGGCCGCGCTCTCGTCGGGCGTCAGCGCCACCGCGAGCCGCGAGCGCAGGGAGGAGACGAAGCCGGTGTCCGGCGCGATGGCCGCCAGGCGGAGGTCGGCGATCAGCCCGTAGGGGATGCCGCGGACGTCCCGGCCGTCCCCGAGGATCTGCGAGGCGGCGCGGTAGTAGGGGGCGGCCTCGCTGGGCTTTCCCGACTTCTCGGCCAGGCGCCCGAGGGCGAACGCCGCATGCGCCCGCGACCCGGGCTCGGAGCCCAGGAGCAAGGCGCGCCGGTATGCCGCCACGGCGCCCGGGCGATCGTGAAGGGCGAACTCCGCCCTGGCGCCCTCGCGCAGCGCCATGTCGGCGGCGACCGGATCGCCGCCGCCCACGGGGTTGGGCAGGTCGGCCACCCGCCCGGGCGCCGGCAAGGAGATCATGCCGTTCAGGCGCGCGTCCGGATCGATGTAGAACGGATTGCGCACGAAGGGCTTCTCCTCGGCAAGCGACGAGGCCGTCCGCGCGGCGTCCGCCGAGTCGACCGGGGCGTGGAGCCGGGCCAGGCGGCGGCGCAACTGGCTGGCGATGTCGGCGGCCAGGGCGGCGGCCTGGGACCGGTGGGCCTCGCGCAGCGTCGTGCGCACGAAAGCGCGGTCGCGATTGAGTTCGCGCAGGTCGGCCGCGACCAGCAGGGCGGTCGGGAGGCCGACGAGCACCACCAGCATCGCCGCGACCCGCACCGCGGGACCGGTCAGGCTGTGCGTCGGCTTCAAGGCAGCCCGCCCAGGAGGGAAAGGCGCTGGATGGCCCGAGCCGCGAAAGGCTTGCCGTCGTGATCCGCCGCCTCGGGCCAGTCGTCCAGCAATTGCTTGTACGAAGTCCGGGCGCCGGCCCGATCGCCGCCGGCCTCCCGCACGCGGCCCTGGTGGAAGAGCGCCCAGGCGCCGGCCCGCATGCCGTCGGGCCACAGATCGTCCTTGCGATCGTTCTGAAGCACCAGATCGATGGCGTCCAGGGCGCCGCGCGCGTCCTGGTTCTCGAACCAGAAGATCGTGGCCAGTTGCACCAGGGAGCGCCCGTCGTAGTTGCTGTCGGGATACTCGGTGCCGATGCGGCGGTAGAGGTTGGCGGCCTCGTCGGGTTGATGCTTGACGTACTGCGCGTCCTGCGCCTGCCGCCACAGGGCCTGCACCGCCTGCAGATCCTGCCAGGACGCGAGGCCGCGGGTCTCGCGATAGTGGATCTCGGCCGGGATCGCCAGCGCCCGGCCGCCGGGCGCCCTTATTCCCGGCCCGAGGTCCATGATCTCGCGAAACGCGGCGCGCGCTTCGGCCATGCTGCCGGCCTGCATGTATGCTTCGCCCAAGCGGAACCGCAACCACGCGAGCTGGCTCTGGGATGCCGGCCTGGGCGGCCGGATCGAAGCCGCGATGGCCTTCTCGAAGGCGCCGGACGCCAGGGCCGCCTGGCCGCCCGCCATGAGGGTCTCGGCGACCTCCTGCAAATCGTGCGCGGAAAGCTCGGCCGCGAATTGCGAGACCACCAGGCCGAAGGTCGCCACCGCCCGATCCCTGTCGCGCTGCGCCCACTGGCGTTTCCCGGCGGCCAGCAGCGCCCGCGCGGCGTGCTGGCGCGCGTAGCGATCGACCTGGGCGCGGAAGCCCAGGCGCTCGGCCGGAGGCAGCAGCGCTTCCCAGCCCTGGGGCAGCAGCGGCGCGGTGCCGGCGCTGGACGTTCCGGCGCCGGCGGACAGCAGCGGCCCGAGACCGCCAAGCCGCGCCAGGCGACCGGCCGCCCTGGCGTTGAGCGGATCGGCCGCCAGGGCCGTGCGATAGGCTTCCTGCGCGTCCGGATCGCGGCCCAGGGCCTCGAGCAGTTCGCCAAGCTCGGAGGCCGCCTCGGCGAGCGCCGACCCTGACGCCTGGTCCACCATGGCCTGGTAGAGGGGCACGGCGCCGGCCACGTCGCCGTCCGCGATCGCCCGCAGGCGCGCTTCGGCGAGTTGCCGGCCGAGACTCGCCCCCTGCCCGGAGGCGGGGATCGCCATGAGCAGTCCGAGGGCGACGGCGCCAGGCAGCGCCCAGGCCGGCGGGCCTTTCATCAGAGCCTCCTCGGGGGGGTGCCGCCCCCCCGAGCCCCCCCGCTGTGCCATCCGTGACGACCCGCCGGACATCCCTGCCCGGCGTGAAGATCACGCCTCGGTGTCGGCACAGCCGGCGGGCCACTCATCCCAGGGCGACCAGGCCGGCGGTGGTGGGCACGTAGATCGCGCCTTCGCGGACCAGCGGAGACGTGCCGGGGATCGCCTGGCCGGGGAGGACCACCCCCCAGCGCTTGGCGCCCGAAAGGATGTCGAGGGCCACGATCTCGCGATCGGCCACGACGATGGCGGTACCGTCCACGATGGCCGGCGCGCTGGCCGGCCCGTCGGGCACCTGCTGGCTCCAACGCAACTGGCCGGAGCCCACGTTGAAGCAGTGCACGCGCCCGTCGGCGGCGCTGGCGAACAGGTCGGTGCCGGAGATGGCGGGGGCCGACGCCGCGGCGCGGCCCAGCTTGACGCTCCACCGCTCCTCGCCGGTGACGGTGTCGAGCACCCGCAGGATGCCGTCCTTGGTCCCGACCGCCACGCCGGACGGCGCCACCAGCACGCTCAGGATGGGCGTCTTGGGCCGATAGGCCCAGCACCGCACCGGGGCCGCCCCGACCAGGTCCACCGCCTGGACGACGAACTTCCCGAGCATCAGGAAGGCCCGGCGATCGGCGTACCCGAAGAACCCGTTGACATGATCCGGCAGCGCGAGGGCCTCCATCAGGGTGCCGTCGGCCGGATGGTACGCGCAGACGCGGTTGGCGAAGGCATGCCACACGGAGCCGTCCACCACGAGCGGCGAGGTGCGCGCGAAGCCCTCGGTGACCTGGAGGCCCACGCGTTCGGCCAGGAGGGTCTTCCAGCGCACGTCCCCGCTTCGCGGATCCAGGCATGCAAGCTGGTGCGCCAGGCCCTCCGAGCCGATGGTCTCCGTGCCCTCGACGTTGACCCACCAGGGCGCGGCCAGGGCGGTCTCCAGCATGTGCACCAGGAGTCCCTGCGGACCGGGAATGGCCGTCACCAGTCCCTTGGCCGCCGCCGTGCCGTCGCCCAGGGGCTTGCGCCAGCGCGCCCGGCCGTCGGCGCCGACGGCGGCCAGGGACAGTCGCGGGACCACCGAGAAGCCGCTATGGAAGCGCTCCTCGACCACCCAGTAAAGCCCGTGCTCGGTGGCGACGGGGGAGGCGGCGTTTCCCAGGCGCCCCTGCTCGAACTCGGGCGCGTACGTCCACTGCAGCTGCGGCCGCGGGCCCCGGCTCGGCCGGTGGAAGGCCGCCAGAAGCTGGCCGATCGGCTGGATGCCGCCGAAGACCGGCACCCACTCGGTGGGGCCTTCCTTGGGGGTGCTGCCGCGCAGGGCGTCCAGCGCGGCGCGTGCCGACGGGAAGCGGTCCTTGACCTGGTACTCCACCAGGCGCTCCAGCACGGCCTTGAAGCCCTGCGAGAGCCCGACGGGCAGGAAGAAGCGGCCGTTGACCGCGTCGTAGAGTTCGCGCGGATGGCGGTTGGTCAACAGGGCCAGGGCCGTCGCCCCGGCGGCGAAGAGGTCGCAGGCCTGGGTGACCGTGCCGGAGAGCTGCTCGGGCGGAGCGAAGCCCTCGGTGTAGATGATCGTGGAGGCCGCCACCGCCGTCCCCCCCGACCCGCCGAGCGACAGCACCGCCTCCCGCACCGCGCCGAAGTCGATGAGGTGCAATTCGCCCGCCCCGTCCACCATCAGGTTGGCCGGCTTGATGTCGCGGTGGATGATCGGCGGGTTCAGGCGGTGGAGGTAATCGAGAATCTCGAGGAGGGCCTCGAGCGTCCGGGCGACTTCCGGTTCGGCCACGGCACCCTTGCGGGCCAGCCGATCGGACAGGCTCTCGCCGTCGATGTACTCCTGGACCAGGTAGAACTTG
Protein-coding regions in this window:
- a CDS encoding response regulator transcription factor, translated to MAKILVVEDEAAIRRGLVEVLEAKGHEVDTAATGTDGLAKATDRERVPDLVLLDVMLPGMGGFDVLRRIRDVAPGLPIIMLTAKGQEVDRVRGFELGVDDYVVKPFSVMELLGRVAAVLRRSNGPAAIEPELVVAIGLATVDFDRMTLVREGASRELAAKGFDLLRCLLRHKGKVVSRDTIMDEVWGQDSVLNTRTIDNYVVKIRQLVEPDPNNPRHLHTVHGAGYRLDL
- a CDS encoding PQQ-binding-like beta-propeller repeat protein; protein product: MPQPLGGGTLLEGRYEIKRLLSDSGGFATTYLVGDSQLFGRQFALKELKPEAATPKAIDLFDREARTLAAIDHPCIPKLHARFVSGGKFYLVQEYIDGESLSDRLARKGAVAEPEVARTLEALLEILDYLHRLNPPIIHRDIKPANLMVDGAGELHLIDFGAVREAVLSLGGSGGTAVAASTIIYTEGFAPPEQLSGTVTQACDLFAAGATALALLTNRHPRELYDAVNGRFFLPVGLSQGFKAVLERLVEYQVKDRFPSARAALDALRGSTPKEGPTEWVPVFGGIQPIGQLLAAFHRPSRGPRPQLQWTYAPEFEQGRLGNAASPVATEHGLYWVVEERFHSGFSVVPRLSLAAVGADGRARWRKPLGDGTAAAKGLVTAIPGPQGLLVHMLETALAAPWWVNVEGTETIGSEGLAHQLACLDPRSGDVRWKTLLAERVGLQVTEGFARTSPLVVDGSVWHAFANRVCAYHPADGTLMEALALPDHVNGFFGYADRRAFLMLGKFVVQAVDLVGAAPVRCWAYRPKTPILSVLVAPSGVAVGTKDGILRVLDTVTGEERWSVKLGRAAASAPAISGTDLFASAADGRVHCFNVGSGQLRWSQQVPDGPASAPAIVDGTAIVVADREIVALDILSGAKRWGVVLPGQAIPGTSPLVREGAIYVPTTAGLVALG
- the lspA gene encoding signal peptidase II, with the protein product MKKVPIASYATYAIFIAWLALDMWSKAWVEGHLNFPGGTRYDLPMSMPFLVPGYFALTHVKNTGGAWSVLAGHVPVLALVAGIVAVFILAYERNQERPTWWQALGLGLLLAGTLGNFVDRVRFGHVTDMFDLQWNYRNIFPIFNIADIGIDVGIGILLVFSAIASAREKRRRRT
- a CDS encoding tetratricopeptide repeat protein, whose translation is MKGPPAWALPGAVALGLLMAIPASGQGASLGRQLAEARLRAIADGDVAGAVPLYQAMVDQASGSALAEAASELGELLEALGRDPDAQEAYRTALAADPLNARAAGRLARLGGLGPLLSAGAGTSSAGTAPLLPQGWEALLPPAERLGFRAQVDRYARQHAARALLAAGKRQWAQRDRDRAVATFGLVVSQFAAELSAHDLQEVAETLMAGGQAALASGAFEKAIAASIRPPRPASQSQLAWLRFRLGEAYMQAGSMAEARAAFREIMDLGPGIRAPGGRALAIPAEIHYRETRGLASWQDLQAVQALWRQAQDAQYVKHQPDEAANLYRRIGTEYPDSNYDGRSLVQLATIFWFENQDARGALDAIDLVLQNDRKDDLWPDGMRAGAWALFHQGRVREAGGDRAGARTSYKQLLDDWPEAADHDGKPFAARAIQRLSLLGGLP
- a CDS encoding 5-formyltetrahydrofolate cyclo-ligase, whose protein sequence is MPCTKTADLPPQSFPTKQAAREAAWEALAASGAARYPFPPRNRIPNFQGADRAAARLLDLPLFLGARRIKVNPDAPQRYVRIGALLRGISVYMATPRLAGGFWLLDPAVIPDEELARAASLTHVAEFAQQVPVTALPPMDVVVCGAVAVTRAGRRAGKGRGYSDLEYGILRELGHPAPPVVTTVHPVQIVADFPVDAFDQLLTCIVTPDETIVPPAPGNPPAGIDWGRLSKADLRRMPVLADLEAFLAER